One stretch of Streptomyces sp. A2-16 DNA includes these proteins:
- a CDS encoding V-type ATPase subunit — protein sequence MSAGWVAGATRARAMAAARAGPRAARELAAAPSLSEALRVLANTVYRRGLDPTAGPGQAQRAVAGALLWQLRVLAGWQPRPGAAVLRLLASGFEIANTRDRLRSLSGAPQPPPHRLGALATAWPRLSRATSPAGVRAVLAASEWGDPGSAAPAALLTGMRLSAAARTAAQVPVAARWAAGEAALVLAREVHLTGHRLTGTAQRDAVRLLGTAAVRAPAFTEFRARLPASARWALEGAEEPKDLWRAEARWWPSVERDAVSMLARAGFDMSPVVGAAAVLGADAWRVRAALECAAHDGRALEAFDELLG from the coding sequence ATGAGCGCGGGCTGGGTCGCCGGCGCCACCCGTGCCAGGGCGATGGCCGCCGCACGCGCCGGGCCCCGGGCGGCACGCGAACTGGCCGCCGCGCCGAGCCTGTCCGAAGCCCTGCGGGTCCTGGCCAACACCGTCTATCGCCGCGGGCTCGACCCGACGGCCGGTCCGGGCCAGGCCCAACGGGCCGTGGCGGGCGCCCTGCTGTGGCAGCTGCGGGTACTGGCCGGATGGCAGCCACGGCCCGGTGCCGCCGTCCTACGACTGCTGGCTTCCGGATTCGAGATCGCCAACACCCGGGACCGTCTGCGCTCTCTGTCCGGCGCCCCCCAGCCCCCGCCCCACCGGCTCGGCGCGCTGGCGACCGCCTGGCCACGGCTGTCCCGCGCCACCTCCCCGGCCGGCGTGCGGGCCGTCCTGGCCGCCTCCGAATGGGGTGATCCCGGATCCGCCGCCCCCGCGGCCCTGCTCACCGGGATGCGGCTGTCGGCAGCGGCCCGCACCGCGGCGCAGGTGCCCGTGGCCGCGCGCTGGGCGGCCGGCGAGGCCGCGCTGGTGCTGGCCCGTGAGGTCCATCTGACCGGACACCGGCTGACCGGAACGGCCCAGCGGGACGCCGTACGGCTGCTCGGCACGGCCGCCGTACGGGCGCCCGCCTTCACCGAGTTCCGTGCCCGGCTGCCGGCCTCCGCCCGCTGGGCGCTGGAGGGCGCCGAGGAGCCGAAGGACCTGTGGCGCGCCGAGGCCCGCTGGTGGCCGTCGGTCGAGCGGGACGCGGTGTCGATGCTGGCGAGGGCCGGGTTCGACATGTCTCCCGTGGTCGGCGCGGCCGCCGTCCTGGGGGCCGACGCCTGGCGGGTGCGTGCCGCACTGGAATGTGCCGCGCACGACGGCCGTGCCCTGGAGGCCTTCGATGAACTCCTGGGCTGA
- a CDS encoding CBS domain-containing protein → MDDRDAREGAAASAEARHAVPLYARKPVEEFRQTMMVRYLQAVASHAAQAAAEEPADAVAAQRATPSRPAAQADTIADLQVRHVMKRSVTGVTADTPFLDVARMLARQQIGAVPVVDGSQHVLGVIAESDLLARAADLSAPGGHAGPLSRLLGRHHDVGEAGGTAGTLMSAPALTVRPWTPVVEAARTAAGSRIRQIFVTDHHERLVGVVSRSELLHALVRDDRAIRDEIVSHVIRNRLGLAPGEVEVRVRNGTVTLTGTIDRELISRLTAEVAAIPDVYEVDDHLIAH, encoded by the coding sequence ATGGATGACCGAGACGCGCGGGAAGGCGCGGCTGCGTCCGCCGAGGCACGTCACGCGGTGCCACTTTACGCACGGAAACCGGTCGAGGAGTTCCGTCAGACCATGATGGTGCGCTACCTCCAGGCCGTCGCCTCGCACGCGGCGCAGGCGGCCGCCGAGGAGCCGGCCGACGCCGTGGCCGCCCAGAGAGCGACGCCTTCGCGGCCCGCCGCTCAGGCGGACACGATCGCCGACCTCCAGGTGCGGCACGTCATGAAGCGGTCCGTCACCGGCGTCACGGCCGACACCCCGTTCCTGGACGTCGCCCGGATGCTGGCTCGCCAGCAGATCGGGGCCGTTCCCGTGGTGGACGGATCCCAGCACGTCCTCGGTGTGATCGCGGAGTCCGACCTGCTCGCCCGGGCCGCCGACCTGTCGGCCCCCGGAGGGCACGCCGGTCCGCTGTCCAGGCTGCTCGGCCGCCACCACGACGTCGGTGAAGCGGGCGGCACGGCCGGCACACTGATGTCGGCACCGGCGCTCACGGTCCGGCCCTGGACGCCCGTGGTGGAGGCGGCCCGCACGGCCGCCGGTTCCCGGATCCGCCAGATCTTCGTGACCGATCACCACGAACGGCTCGTGGGGGTCGTCAGCCGCTCCGAGCTGCTGCACGCTCTGGTCCGGGACGACCGGGCGATCCGTGACGAGATCGTCTCCCACGTCATCCGCAACCGGCTGGGCCTCGCCCCGGGGGAGGTGGAGGTGCGGGTCCGCAACGGCACCGTGACACTCACCGGCACGATCGACCGGGAGCTGATCTCGCGGCTGACCGCGGAAGTGGCGGCCATACCCGACGTGTACGAGGTGGACGACCACCTGATCGCCCACTGA
- a CDS encoding cation-transporting P-type ATPase, translating into MPRHPVAGAPADTVRPSAAAPPEASGTPVQRLAPDAVLEAFATSSHGLTSQEADARLRTYGPNELARPRPRGLWRRFAAQFTDLFAVVLIASSALTFLAYALQDPPDPGNLQLAFAILGVVVLNAVIGFAQEYSAERTAQTLQAMVPHTSRVLRDGQRRELPSGALVPGDLVLLEAGDSVSADCRIVEAHGLSVNNAPLTGESSAVGRTPEPSAAGSVLDSRNCVFMGTMVVSGSGKAVVHATGAATEFGRIFRLTQEAPQQKTPLQREVAVMARRVAALAIAIGAGVFALRLQTGQPLVSAFVFALGVMVALVPEGLPATLSVSLAIGVRRMARRQALVKRLLAVEALGSTTVICTDKTGTLTQAEMTVTRIWGDGAWHPVSGVGYAPIGEVSDPATVRELLRCAVLCTDARLVPPTGREGWRVLGDTTEGAILVAAAKAGLDADAEKEAAPRTGEFPFDPVRKLMSTLTHRADADTLCVKGAPQELLARCTRIRLDGAERPLTEALRQGVVDANDSMAGQGLRVLGVAVRRMEEPPDDAAAAESELTFLGLLGMLDPPRPEVSDAVQACRGAGIRIVMLTGDHPLTAEAIARRVGIVTDPSPTVVTGSRLDTLDAAALDALVAAPGQLLLCRVSPEHKMRVVAALQARGEVVAVTGDGANDAPALKHADIGVAMGAGGTDVAREASEMVLLDDSFASITAAVELGRSVYRNIRKFLAYLFSHNIAELVPILAAAFAGFPLVPLTAMQILAIDLGSDVLPALALGAEPPERDTMRRPPRDRHERLFSAELVRRFLFLGTVMSIGVCTVFFWQIHASGIPYDDFTADDPAYRKAITLTQAAIVVGQFFNALAVRTDRLSVFGAGLFSNPRLIAAGCFGVGLMAAISYAPPLQEVFHTAPLSVTDWAVLTAFGVLLLAAEELRKWWVRRTPVTIERAAIDNDKEAAP; encoded by the coding sequence GTGCCACGTCATCCCGTCGCCGGTGCTCCGGCCGACACCGTCCGGCCGTCGGCGGCCGCTCCGCCCGAGGCATCCGGCACGCCGGTGCAGCGACTGGCTCCGGACGCGGTCCTCGAGGCGTTCGCCACGTCGTCGCACGGGCTGACCTCACAGGAAGCAGACGCACGGCTGCGGACGTACGGCCCCAACGAGCTGGCACGTCCGCGCCCCAGGGGACTGTGGCGACGGTTCGCGGCGCAGTTCACCGACCTGTTCGCGGTGGTCCTGATCGCCTCGTCCGCCCTCACGTTCCTCGCGTACGCGCTCCAGGACCCGCCCGACCCCGGCAACCTCCAGCTCGCCTTCGCGATCCTGGGCGTCGTCGTCCTGAACGCCGTGATCGGCTTCGCCCAGGAGTACTCCGCCGAGCGCACCGCGCAGACGCTCCAGGCCATGGTGCCGCACACCTCCCGCGTACTGCGGGACGGTCAGCGGCGGGAGCTGCCGTCGGGGGCGCTGGTGCCCGGCGACCTCGTTCTGCTGGAGGCGGGGGACTCGGTGTCCGCGGACTGCCGGATCGTGGAGGCCCACGGTCTGTCGGTGAACAACGCTCCCCTGACCGGGGAGAGTTCGGCGGTCGGACGGACACCCGAGCCGAGCGCCGCGGGCAGCGTCCTGGACTCCCGCAACTGTGTCTTCATGGGCACCATGGTGGTCTCCGGATCCGGCAAAGCCGTCGTCCACGCGACCGGGGCGGCCACCGAGTTCGGCCGGATCTTCCGGCTCACCCAGGAGGCACCTCAGCAGAAGACACCGTTGCAGCGCGAGGTCGCGGTCATGGCCCGGCGCGTGGCGGCACTGGCGATCGCGATCGGGGCCGGCGTCTTCGCGCTGCGCCTGCAGACGGGACAGCCGCTGGTGTCGGCCTTCGTGTTCGCGCTCGGGGTGATGGTCGCGCTCGTGCCCGAGGGGCTGCCCGCGACGCTGTCGGTGTCGCTGGCCATCGGGGTCCGGCGGATGGCCCGCCGCCAGGCTCTGGTGAAACGCCTGCTGGCGGTGGAGGCACTGGGGTCCACCACGGTGATCTGCACGGACAAGACCGGCACCCTCACCCAGGCCGAGATGACCGTCACCCGGATCTGGGGCGACGGGGCCTGGCATCCCGTCTCGGGCGTGGGATACGCGCCGATCGGCGAGGTGAGCGACCCCGCGACCGTGCGCGAGCTGCTGCGGTGCGCGGTCCTGTGCACGGACGCCCGGCTGGTGCCGCCCACCGGGCGCGAGGGGTGGCGGGTCCTCGGCGACACCACGGAGGGCGCGATCCTCGTCGCGGCGGCCAAGGCGGGGCTGGACGCCGACGCGGAGAAGGAGGCGGCCCCGCGGACCGGAGAGTTCCCCTTCGATCCCGTCCGCAAGCTGATGAGCACCCTCACCCACCGGGCCGACGCGGACACGCTGTGCGTCAAGGGCGCGCCGCAGGAGCTCCTCGCCCGCTGCACCCGGATACGGCTCGACGGGGCGGAGCGACCACTCACCGAGGCACTGCGGCAGGGCGTGGTCGACGCGAACGACTCGATGGCCGGCCAGGGTCTGCGGGTCCTGGGAGTCGCCGTGCGCCGGATGGAAGAGCCGCCCGACGACGCGGCGGCGGCCGAGTCGGAGCTGACCTTCCTGGGGCTGCTCGGCATGCTCGATCCGCCCAGGCCGGAGGTTTCCGACGCGGTGCAGGCCTGCCGCGGAGCGGGGATCCGGATCGTCATGCTGACCGGTGACCACCCTCTGACGGCCGAGGCGATCGCCCGCCGCGTCGGCATCGTCACCGACCCCTCCCCCACGGTGGTGACCGGCTCCCGGCTCGACACCCTGGACGCCGCGGCCCTCGACGCGCTGGTCGCGGCCCCGGGGCAGTTGCTGCTGTGCCGGGTCAGTCCCGAGCACAAGATGCGGGTCGTGGCGGCGCTCCAGGCCCGGGGCGAGGTCGTCGCCGTCACCGGCGACGGGGCGAATGACGCGCCCGCGCTCAAGCACGCCGACATCGGCGTCGCGATGGGAGCCGGCGGCACGGACGTCGCGCGGGAGGCGTCGGAGATGGTGCTGCTCGACGACTCGTTCGCGTCCATCACCGCGGCGGTGGAGCTGGGCCGGTCCGTCTACCGCAACATCCGCAAGTTCCTCGCCTACCTGTTCAGTCACAACATCGCCGAACTGGTGCCGATCCTCGCCGCCGCCTTCGCGGGCTTCCCGCTGGTGCCGCTGACGGCCATGCAGATCCTCGCCATCGATCTGGGCTCGGATGTGCTTCCGGCCCTGGCGCTGGGGGCGGAGCCACCCGAACGGGACACCATGCGACGTCCGCCCCGCGACCGGCACGAGCGGCTGTTCTCCGCCGAGCTCGTGCGCCGGTTCCTGTTCCTGGGGACCGTGATGTCGATCGGCGTGTGCACCGTGTTCTTCTGGCAGATCCACGCGTCGGGGATCCCCTACGACGACTTCACCGCCGACGACCCCGCCTACCGCAAGGCGATCACCCTCACCCAGGCCGCCATCGTGGTGGGCCAGTTCTTCAACGCACTGGCCGTGCGCACCGACCGGCTCAGCGTGTTCGGTGCCGGACTGTTCTCCAATCCGCGGCTGATCGCGGCGGGCTGTTTCGGGGTGGGCCTGATGGCCGCCATCAGCTACGCGCCGCCGCTCCAGGAGGTGTTCCACACGGCGCCTCTCTCCGTGACGGACTGGGCGGTTCTCACTGCGTTCGGCGTGCTGCTGTTGGCCGCGGAGGAGCTCCGCAAGTGGTGGGTGCGCCGGACCCCGGTCACCATCGAGAGGGCCGCCATCGACAACGACAAGGAGGCGGCGCCATGA
- a CDS encoding TrkA family potassium uptake protein, whose product MRVVVLGCGRVGSALAAQLVNEGHDVRVIDRNPRTERLLPPGFPGQVLHGNGFSRTLLESAGIELADAFVAVTSGDNTNIVSARTAKETYRVPIVLARIYDPRRADIYRDLGIPTIASVRWTVHQLHQMLLHRHLTPELDFGNGETLLLRSRLPAYLTGRPLGGLEVDGEIRIVEVTRGGRSFLPTSHTPAETDDLVTFAVAADALGRLRGFLDKELGT is encoded by the coding sequence ATGAGAGTCGTCGTGCTGGGCTGCGGCCGGGTCGGTTCCGCACTGGCCGCGCAACTGGTCAACGAGGGCCACGACGTCCGCGTCATCGACCGCAACCCCCGGACCGAGCGGCTGCTGCCCCCCGGGTTCCCCGGTCAGGTGCTGCACGGCAACGGCTTCAGCCGCACCCTGCTGGAGAGCGCGGGCATCGAACTCGCCGACGCGTTCGTCGCCGTCACCTCCGGCGACAACACCAACATCGTCAGCGCCCGTACGGCCAAGGAGACGTACCGCGTGCCGATCGTGCTGGCCCGCATCTACGACCCCCGGCGCGCCGACATCTACCGCGACCTGGGCATCCCGACCATCGCCAGCGTGCGCTGGACCGTTCACCAACTGCACCAGATGCTGCTGCACCGCCATCTCACACCTGAACTCGACTTCGGCAACGGCGAGACCCTGCTGCTGCGTTCCCGCCTGCCGGCCTATCTCACCGGCCGGCCGCTCGGCGGTCTGGAGGTCGACGGCGAGATCCGCATCGTCGAAGTCACGCGCGGGGGCAGGTCGTTCCTGCCCACGTCCCACACCCCCGCCGAGACGGACGACCTCGTCACGTTCGCGGTCGCCGCGGACGCGCTGGGCCGGCTGCGCGGCTTCCTGGACAAGGAGCTCGGGACATGA